In Elephas maximus indicus isolate mEleMax1 chromosome 4, mEleMax1 primary haplotype, whole genome shotgun sequence, a genomic segment contains:
- the ARHGAP9 gene encoding rho GTPase-activating protein 9 isoform X2, which translates to MAEPQPLMSEPPVYCNLVDLRRCPRSPPPGPVCPPLQRLDAWEQHLDPSSGRCFYINSVTGCKSWKPPRRTRSREMNPGSMEVTEALNRDNGVLQPQAKGSGCDTERPELPDPQGSPHLCRQTSQLDMSDQPPALQPPRPLPQLLEDPHEVEKSGLLNMTKIAQGGRKLRKNWGPSWVVLAGNSLVFYREPPLTAPSSGWGPAGSRPESSVDLRGAALSHGRHLSSRRNVLHIRTVPGHEFLLQSDHETELRAWHRALRAVIDRLDRENPLELRLSGSGPAELGELSAGEDEEEEEPEPLLKPLLRLSSRRSSSRCPEGSEQNRVRSKLKRLIAKRPPLQSLQERGLLRDQVFGCQLESLCQRDADTVPSFVRLCIAAVDKRGLDVDGIYRVSGNLAVVQKLRFLVDRERAVTSDGRYLFPEQPGQEGRLDLDSAEWDDIHVVTGALKLFLRELPQPLVPPLLLPHFRAALALLESEHRLSQIQELISSMPKPNHDTLRYLLEHLCRVIAHSDKNRMTPHNLGIVFGPTLFRPEQETSDLAAHALYPGQLVQLMLTEFTRLFP; encoded by the exons ATG GCAGAACCCCAGCCCCTCATGTCAGAGCCCCCCGTGTACTGTAACCTGGTGGACCTTCGCCGCTGTCCCCGGTCCCCTCCCCCAGGTCCCGTATGCCCTCCCCTGCAAAGGCTGGACGCCTGGGAGCAGCACCTGGACCCCAGCTCTGGACGCTGCTTCTACATAAATTCGGTGACTGGCTGCAAGTCCTGGAAGCCCCCTCGCCGCACTCGCTCCCGAGAGATG AACCCTGGTTCCATGGAGGTGACAGAGGCCCTGAATAGGGACAACGGTGTCCTGCAACCTCAGGCAAAGGGCTCAGGATGTGACACAGAGAGACCAGAACTGCCTGACCCCCAG GGCTCACCCCACCTCTGCCGTCAAACCTCCCAGTTGGACATGTCAGACCAGCCTCCAGCCTTGCAGCCCCCACGACCTCTGCCGCAGCTCCTGGAGGACCCTCAC GAGGTGGAAAAGTCGGGCCTGCTCAACATGACCAAGATCGCCCAAGGGGGACGCAAGCTCAG GAAGAACTGGGGCCCATCTTGGGTGGTGTTAGCGGGTAACAGCCTAGTGTTCTACCGAGAGCCACCGCTGACTGCGCCTTCCTCGGGCTGG GGGCCAGCCGGCAGCCGGCCTGAAAGCAGTGTGGACCTTCGCGGAGCAGCACTGTCCCACGGCCGCCACCTGTCCAGCCGACGCAACGTCCTGCAC ATCCGCACGGTCCCTGGACATGAGTTCCTGCTGCAGTCGGACCATGAAACCGAGCTGCGAGCCTGGCACCGCGCGCTGCGGGCGGTCATCGACCGACTG GATCGAGAGAACCCCTTGGAGCTGCGTCTGTCCGGCTCGGGGCCGGCCGAATTGGGGGAGCTGAGTGCCGGGGAggatgaggaagaagaggagcCGGAGCCCTTGCTCAAGCCGCTGCTGCGGCTCAGCAGCCGTCGGAGCTCCA GTCGGTGTCCGGAAGGAAGCGAGCAGAACCGCGTGCGGAGCAAACTAAAACGGCTTATTGCAAAGAGGCCGCCCTTGCAAAGTCTGCAGGAGCGGGGTCTGCTCCGAG ACCAGGTGTTCGGCTGCCAGCTGGAATCCCTGTGCCAGCGGGATGCGGACACTGTGCCCAGTTTTGTGCGGCTCTGCATTGCTGCTGTGGATAAGAGAG GCCTAGATGTGGATGGCATTTACCGGGTGAGCGGGAACTTGGCAGTGGTCCAGAAACTTCGCTTTCTAGTAGACAGAG AGCGGGCGGTCACCTCCGATGGGAGATACTTGTTCCCAGAACAGCCAGGACAAG AAGGACGATTAGACTTGGACAGTGCTGAGTGGGATGACATTCATGTGGTCACTGGAGCCCTGAAGCTTTTTCTCAGGGAGCTGCCCCAGCCTCTGGTACCCCCACTGCTGCTGCCCCATTTCCGTGCTGCCCTTG CCCTCTTGGAATCAGAGCATCGTCTCTCCCAAATACAAGAATTAATAAGCTCAATGCCAAAGCCCAACCACGACACTCTTCGGTACCTCCTGGAGCATTTGTGCAG GGTGATAGCGCACTCAGATAAGAACCGCATGACTCCTCACAACCTGGGAATTGTGTTTGGACCCACCCTATTTCGGCCAGAGCAGGAGACATCTGACCTAGCTGCCCATGCCCTCTACCCTGGGCAGCTAGTCCAGTTGATGCTCACGGAGTTCACCAGGCTTTTCCCTTGA
- the ARHGAP9 gene encoding rho GTPase-activating protein 9 isoform X1, translated as MLSGRWWQSTWGSLGLGPQGPSQGSQLCALYAFTYTGADGQQVSLAEGDRFLLLRKTNSAWWLARRLGAPSNSQPIFVPAAYVTEESIPSQSPTTITLSQSCWTPGSNLFHGSLEELHLPQAPLGKVQAMSEEPPPLPPKICRSVSVSNLRTSLLKPLQEGPSGRSLSQGDLLTEAIDNMAEPQPLMSEPPVYCNLVDLRRCPRSPPPGPVCPPLQRLDAWEQHLDPSSGRCFYINSVTGCKSWKPPRRTRSREMNPGSMEVTEALNRDNGVLQPQAKGSGCDTERPELPDPQGSPHLCRQTSQLDMSDQPPALQPPRPLPQLLEDPHEVEKSGLLNMTKIAQGGRKLRKNWGPSWVVLAGNSLVFYREPPLTAPSSGWGPAGSRPESSVDLRGAALSHGRHLSSRRNVLHIRTVPGHEFLLQSDHETELRAWHRALRAVIDRLDRENPLELRLSGSGPAELGELSAGEDEEEEEPEPLLKPLLRLSSRRSSSRCPEGSEQNRVRSKLKRLIAKRPPLQSLQERGLLRDQVFGCQLESLCQRDADTVPSFVRLCIAAVDKRGLDVDGIYRVSGNLAVVQKLRFLVDRERAVTSDGRYLFPEQPGQEGRLDLDSAEWDDIHVVTGALKLFLRELPQPLVPPLLLPHFRAALALLESEHRLSQIQELISSMPKPNHDTLRYLLEHLCRVIAHSDKNRMTPHNLGIVFGPTLFRPEQETSDLAAHALYPGQLVQLMLTEFTRLFP; from the exons ATGCTGTCGGGCAGGTGGTGGCAAAGTACCTGGGGGAGCCTAGGGCTAGGACCCCAAGGTCCTTCTCAGGGATCCCAGCTCTGCGCTCTTTATGCCTTCACTTACACTGGGGCAGATGGCCAGCAGGTGTCTCTGGCTGAAGGTGACAGGTTCCTCCTGCTTCGAAAGACCAACTCAGCCTGGTGGCTGGCAAGGCGCTTAGGAGCACCCTCCAACTCTCAACCCATCTTTGTCCCAGCTGCCTATGTGACAGAGGAATCTATACCTTCTCAGAGCCCAACTACCATCACCCTCAGCCAATCCTGCTGGACTCCTG GATCAAATTTGTTTCATGGCTCTCTGGAAGAGCTGCACCTGCCTCAGGCACCTCTAGGCAAAGTCCAGGCTATGTCTGAGgagcctcctcctcttccccccaAAATCTGTAGAAGTGTTAGTGTTTCCAATTTGAGGACCAGCCTCCTGAAGCCCCTTCAGGAAGGACCAAGTGGAAGGTCCCTTTCCCAGGGAGACTTGCTGACAGAGGCCATTGACAACATG GCAGAACCCCAGCCCCTCATGTCAGAGCCCCCCGTGTACTGTAACCTGGTGGACCTTCGCCGCTGTCCCCGGTCCCCTCCCCCAGGTCCCGTATGCCCTCCCCTGCAAAGGCTGGACGCCTGGGAGCAGCACCTGGACCCCAGCTCTGGACGCTGCTTCTACATAAATTCGGTGACTGGCTGCAAGTCCTGGAAGCCCCCTCGCCGCACTCGCTCCCGAGAGATG AACCCTGGTTCCATGGAGGTGACAGAGGCCCTGAATAGGGACAACGGTGTCCTGCAACCTCAGGCAAAGGGCTCAGGATGTGACACAGAGAGACCAGAACTGCCTGACCCCCAG GGCTCACCCCACCTCTGCCGTCAAACCTCCCAGTTGGACATGTCAGACCAGCCTCCAGCCTTGCAGCCCCCACGACCTCTGCCGCAGCTCCTGGAGGACCCTCAC GAGGTGGAAAAGTCGGGCCTGCTCAACATGACCAAGATCGCCCAAGGGGGACGCAAGCTCAG GAAGAACTGGGGCCCATCTTGGGTGGTGTTAGCGGGTAACAGCCTAGTGTTCTACCGAGAGCCACCGCTGACTGCGCCTTCCTCGGGCTGG GGGCCAGCCGGCAGCCGGCCTGAAAGCAGTGTGGACCTTCGCGGAGCAGCACTGTCCCACGGCCGCCACCTGTCCAGCCGACGCAACGTCCTGCAC ATCCGCACGGTCCCTGGACATGAGTTCCTGCTGCAGTCGGACCATGAAACCGAGCTGCGAGCCTGGCACCGCGCGCTGCGGGCGGTCATCGACCGACTG GATCGAGAGAACCCCTTGGAGCTGCGTCTGTCCGGCTCGGGGCCGGCCGAATTGGGGGAGCTGAGTGCCGGGGAggatgaggaagaagaggagcCGGAGCCCTTGCTCAAGCCGCTGCTGCGGCTCAGCAGCCGTCGGAGCTCCA GTCGGTGTCCGGAAGGAAGCGAGCAGAACCGCGTGCGGAGCAAACTAAAACGGCTTATTGCAAAGAGGCCGCCCTTGCAAAGTCTGCAGGAGCGGGGTCTGCTCCGAG ACCAGGTGTTCGGCTGCCAGCTGGAATCCCTGTGCCAGCGGGATGCGGACACTGTGCCCAGTTTTGTGCGGCTCTGCATTGCTGCTGTGGATAAGAGAG GCCTAGATGTGGATGGCATTTACCGGGTGAGCGGGAACTTGGCAGTGGTCCAGAAACTTCGCTTTCTAGTAGACAGAG AGCGGGCGGTCACCTCCGATGGGAGATACTTGTTCCCAGAACAGCCAGGACAAG AAGGACGATTAGACTTGGACAGTGCTGAGTGGGATGACATTCATGTGGTCACTGGAGCCCTGAAGCTTTTTCTCAGGGAGCTGCCCCAGCCTCTGGTACCCCCACTGCTGCTGCCCCATTTCCGTGCTGCCCTTG CCCTCTTGGAATCAGAGCATCGTCTCTCCCAAATACAAGAATTAATAAGCTCAATGCCAAAGCCCAACCACGACACTCTTCGGTACCTCCTGGAGCATTTGTGCAG GGTGATAGCGCACTCAGATAAGAACCGCATGACTCCTCACAACCTGGGAATTGTGTTTGGACCCACCCTATTTCGGCCAGAGCAGGAGACATCTGACCTAGCTGCCCATGCCCTCTACCCTGGGCAGCTAGTCCAGTTGATGCTCACGGAGTTCACCAGGCTTTTCCCTTGA
- the ARHGAP9 gene encoding rho GTPase-activating protein 9 isoform X3, whose translation MSEPPVYCNLVDLRRCPRSPPPGPVCPPLQRLDAWEQHLDPSSGRCFYINSVTGCKSWKPPRRTRSREMNPGSMEVTEALNRDNGVLQPQAKGSGCDTERPELPDPQGSPHLCRQTSQLDMSDQPPALQPPRPLPQLLEDPHEVEKSGLLNMTKIAQGGRKLRKNWGPSWVVLAGNSLVFYREPPLTAPSSGWGPAGSRPESSVDLRGAALSHGRHLSSRRNVLHIRTVPGHEFLLQSDHETELRAWHRALRAVIDRLDRENPLELRLSGSGPAELGELSAGEDEEEEEPEPLLKPLLRLSSRRSSSRCPEGSEQNRVRSKLKRLIAKRPPLQSLQERGLLRDQVFGCQLESLCQRDADTVPSFVRLCIAAVDKRGLDVDGIYRVSGNLAVVQKLRFLVDRERAVTSDGRYLFPEQPGQEGRLDLDSAEWDDIHVVTGALKLFLRELPQPLVPPLLLPHFRAALALLESEHRLSQIQELISSMPKPNHDTLRYLLEHLCRVIAHSDKNRMTPHNLGIVFGPTLFRPEQETSDLAAHALYPGQLVQLMLTEFTRLFP comes from the exons ATGTCAGAGCCCCCCGTGTACTGTAACCTGGTGGACCTTCGCCGCTGTCCCCGGTCCCCTCCCCCAGGTCCCGTATGCCCTCCCCTGCAAAGGCTGGACGCCTGGGAGCAGCACCTGGACCCCAGCTCTGGACGCTGCTTCTACATAAATTCGGTGACTGGCTGCAAGTCCTGGAAGCCCCCTCGCCGCACTCGCTCCCGAGAGATG AACCCTGGTTCCATGGAGGTGACAGAGGCCCTGAATAGGGACAACGGTGTCCTGCAACCTCAGGCAAAGGGCTCAGGATGTGACACAGAGAGACCAGAACTGCCTGACCCCCAG GGCTCACCCCACCTCTGCCGTCAAACCTCCCAGTTGGACATGTCAGACCAGCCTCCAGCCTTGCAGCCCCCACGACCTCTGCCGCAGCTCCTGGAGGACCCTCAC GAGGTGGAAAAGTCGGGCCTGCTCAACATGACCAAGATCGCCCAAGGGGGACGCAAGCTCAG GAAGAACTGGGGCCCATCTTGGGTGGTGTTAGCGGGTAACAGCCTAGTGTTCTACCGAGAGCCACCGCTGACTGCGCCTTCCTCGGGCTGG GGGCCAGCCGGCAGCCGGCCTGAAAGCAGTGTGGACCTTCGCGGAGCAGCACTGTCCCACGGCCGCCACCTGTCCAGCCGACGCAACGTCCTGCAC ATCCGCACGGTCCCTGGACATGAGTTCCTGCTGCAGTCGGACCATGAAACCGAGCTGCGAGCCTGGCACCGCGCGCTGCGGGCGGTCATCGACCGACTG GATCGAGAGAACCCCTTGGAGCTGCGTCTGTCCGGCTCGGGGCCGGCCGAATTGGGGGAGCTGAGTGCCGGGGAggatgaggaagaagaggagcCGGAGCCCTTGCTCAAGCCGCTGCTGCGGCTCAGCAGCCGTCGGAGCTCCA GTCGGTGTCCGGAAGGAAGCGAGCAGAACCGCGTGCGGAGCAAACTAAAACGGCTTATTGCAAAGAGGCCGCCCTTGCAAAGTCTGCAGGAGCGGGGTCTGCTCCGAG ACCAGGTGTTCGGCTGCCAGCTGGAATCCCTGTGCCAGCGGGATGCGGACACTGTGCCCAGTTTTGTGCGGCTCTGCATTGCTGCTGTGGATAAGAGAG GCCTAGATGTGGATGGCATTTACCGGGTGAGCGGGAACTTGGCAGTGGTCCAGAAACTTCGCTTTCTAGTAGACAGAG AGCGGGCGGTCACCTCCGATGGGAGATACTTGTTCCCAGAACAGCCAGGACAAG AAGGACGATTAGACTTGGACAGTGCTGAGTGGGATGACATTCATGTGGTCACTGGAGCCCTGAAGCTTTTTCTCAGGGAGCTGCCCCAGCCTCTGGTACCCCCACTGCTGCTGCCCCATTTCCGTGCTGCCCTTG CCCTCTTGGAATCAGAGCATCGTCTCTCCCAAATACAAGAATTAATAAGCTCAATGCCAAAGCCCAACCACGACACTCTTCGGTACCTCCTGGAGCATTTGTGCAG GGTGATAGCGCACTCAGATAAGAACCGCATGACTCCTCACAACCTGGGAATTGTGTTTGGACCCACCCTATTTCGGCCAGAGCAGGAGACATCTGACCTAGCTGCCCATGCCCTCTACCCTGGGCAGCTAGTCCAGTTGATGCTCACGGAGTTCACCAGGCTTTTCCCTTGA